tctgacttatttcacttagtatgataatctctgaggccatccatgttgctgcagatggtattgtttcattctttttatggctgagtagtattccgttcaTCTGAAATGTATTGATGTAATTCTGTATCATGCTACCTTACTAAATTTGCTTGATTATGGTACTTTTTCAGTTCAATAGCTCAGGTTTTCCATAAAGACCACAAATtgtgataatttttctttctttaaattactGTACTTCTGGTTCTTTCTCTTATTAACTGTATTGTCTAACATCCAGTATTGCTAAGTCATAGTGGTGGTATATGAACATCCTTTGTTGTTCCCGACTTTAGTGGGAATGCCTCTGCTGTTGCCCCCATAAGCATGATGGTCACTTTAGCACTGAGGTATATTTGATCAAGTTGAGAAGGTATGCATCTATTTCTACCTTATtaagtttaaacattttctaaataagaaaGCCCCAGGGGTGTGTATCTACAGCCTCCCTATAATAAGACCAAAgctctaaaatgaaatttaagactTTCTAGTCTATATCCCTCCCATTATGAGTAATAAACTCCAATCACAGTAATAAATTCCAATCAATTCCTCACAGGAGTcccaaaattatattaaaaaacaagctggaagtaaaaaaaaaaaaaatcattgtatcTTAGGTCTCACACTAATGTTCTTTTGGGTACATAAAACTAAcattgaaaatttcttttatgattatttttcttttcctttgtgcattttccttgaaaattttctattttgtcccTCTCTTTCCATCACATTTTTGGGGCCTCACATGTGCTGCTTGGCTCTGCATTCTTCCCCATTGCTGAGGAGCCAAATTTATCAAGGATTTTTAGACAGTGACATaatcccttccccacccaaaaGACCTCTGCTATTCGGACAAAGTGCACTGTCTCCCAAGTGTTGCTGGTTACTCCTGGAATTACGGCAGAAAGCTTGTTGGCACCATTTGAACACCTGAAAACATGCTTCAGCTGTGACAGTGCAAGAGGATGTGAACCAATAGTAGATGTGTCATCAGTGATGTATCTTACATTCATTTTTGGGTGGTATTCAGATCTCAAAAGAAATTAGGTCATAATAtctttataatctttaaaaaaataagcaattacATATTAGTACTGTACTTCTGATTTTGATGTGTCATAACTTTCATTAATAAACATCAAAATTAGTAAACATGCTAAGAAAATTTgtgtacaaatgagaaaaacagccactgggaaaattattttgataattttctacTGTAAAACAAAAGATAGCATTTCTATCTATATATAGTTACcaaactctggagtcagacctgggtttgaatcccggCTTTACCTCTGCCTGGCTAAGTGACTGGATACAAGTAACATAATCTCAACGGAGTCCCATTTTCCTAACCTGCAGGATGGAGACAGGAATACCTCATAGAGTTGTATGAGAATTAAGAGAATAATGCACATatagtgcttagcacagtggTACCAGGACGTAAGCCCTCAGTAAATGAGAGTTATTAGTATAGCCTGTTGTTAAGGGCTGTAATAAAgcctcttgtttttctttaaattatatgaatttaGAGATCAAGGAACAAATATCACAGTTTTGAGTCAATATGGATCCGTAATTGCAAAACAGCTCATTTATCGACACAGCCTTCTTTCTGAGACTTAGTTCTCCTCAAGGTACTTGAAGGGATTTGACTGAAGTCTGCCCTGGCTCTTTTAGGAATGATTTGTACAGGCATGGCAATTAACACTTACCTAAAACCTCAAGCCTATAATTATATTACCTTTTTTATTAGGCTCTCGGTAGCCAGTTATTTTTTTGACCAtctgataagtgaaataaaaaactcCTACAAAAGACTAATATGATTCATACTGTACACATTTAGAGCTATAAAGGACTCGGGCATCTTTACTGACATGTTCATAAAGTAATTTGGGAGTGCCTAACTTGTGCTGGACATAAAATAGGTATCCCTAGGGATATATAGATGAAAAGATCCCTACTGTGAAGAAGTTTACAATCTAGTATAGTGTCTAGAAAGGAACTTAAAAGCCACTTCTTATAAAATAGTATCAGCCTTCCTTTATGCCCCTAACCTTCAGGCAGGGGAAACAGTCCTCTTATGTGGTCCCATAGTACTGTCCGCTTGTACTTGTATTCTGGCATTTCTTACACAGTACTTTGTCTCCTATGCCAGACTGTaaggacaggaagaaaaagataccTAAACGTGATCTTGGCccttaaataacttaaaattgagTGACAAAGACGTACATAAACTACTAACACATAAAGAACTAACTTAAATACAAACTTGTATGAAATAAATGCCACAAAGTGTACGCTATGTGAAGTAGGAAGTTTGGGAGGTTATTTAGAGGAGATGGCATTTGAATTGAATTTAGAAGTAATGATAGAATTTCCATAGataaggaggtgggggaagagaatCCAAGATGAGGGAACAtcatgagcaaaggcacagaggcaagaAAGTGCGTGGGTTGCTCGAGAAACAGCAAGGCCACCAATGTGTGTGGACACTGGCAAGAATGTTAGGCAGGGGCTTGGCTGTAGCTGACCTTGAAGGCAGTGATAGGGTGTTTGAACTTTGTTCTGCAGGCAGTGATGTGTTGACCAGAGTATTTGTATTAAAGAGGACTGCATCACTTTGTCAACAGTATGAATGATGGAAGAGAAAGATCAGATTCAGGAAGAGAAGTCTGGAAATTTCTAGTAATGTAAACAAGAGATGTTGAAGAAAAATAGACatggaaaggaagagagcaaTTCTGGAAACACTGTGCAGATGGACATGTCAGAACCTGATCATGGAGTAAGACCCTGATCTTGGAATCGGAGATTCCAAACTTGAGTCCTTTTCTCAAAGGTGACGGCAGCAGCTCTGGCAGTGGCTAAGGTCACTCAGGAAGAGCACAGATAAAGCAAGCCAGGGGGAGGCCACAGAGCCTTGTGGAAGCGTAGATTTAAGGGGTAAGTAAATCTTCAGACTTAGAAGAAATGATGtttcaaacttgtttttaaaatgataaggAAGACTTTTTGTCGTTAGAATTAAGTGGTTTGCCTACAGTTTATGGCTGAGCACTTTAGAACCCAGGTGCCCCAACTTACAACTCAGTGCACTATTAGTTTAATGCTCTAGACTCTAGTTttatgctaaatttaaaaatctgacctACCACCTCTCCTGTCCTCATCTATGTTGTTAAAACAGACTAAACTTGAATTTTGGATCTCTTTACATAAATCAAAGTATCTTGTGTCTTTTACATTTCTAGCTACCAAtagcaaagagaaaattttgcCCTTGGAAAATACAGGGCAAGCCATCCATATGGatgccatttaaaattataatgtgtGATATGAATTGATAGTAGGAATTGTAAAAAGCCTCGTTAAAACATCTACCTTAGGTTTCAAAGGCAGTAAGTTAATCTTATACAttattacatgtttttatatcctttatgttaaaaaaaaaaaaccctgctgcATTCTCAACACTGAATTATCCTTATTGTCCCCAAATACCTTGCTGTATACATAGTGGAAAGATTTAGCTCAAAGAAGCCAAAACAAATGATTTCATTAGTTTCACAGAAGATTTTGTTGCTATTAATACTGCAGTCTTCTATGGCATATGCCAAAGGTGtagtttaaaattctgtttttaactcagtgaaatatttttaccTCGAAAAGGGAGGCCTAAAAAGAAAGGATATGAAACTTTGATACAgaccattttaaaaagcaagtataTGATGAGGCCAATTCTCAGAATAGCATCATCCTTGCTGAGCAACAGAACTAAATAATACGTGGATTTTATCATTTGGCTGGAAGAACTGAGCTCTGAAAATGAACCATCACAAGCCATGATTAATAAACTCTTTACAACTCTACTCTGATAAGAGTTAGTTGAAAAATAAGCAGGAGCACTATAAATACTAAAAGTTGATGGCCCATAcctagataaatattttttcccacagaAAGTCGATTTTAACCATTTGTGTTATAGTGAATGATCCTATTGGAATTCTTATATATGGACTTACAGCCTATCCAGAAAGATATGAAACACACTTTTATATTGGCCTATCATTTTCTAGCATTGAAGTTCCAGGGAAATGgtggcttttttaatttttatttttgtttactttgggctttgttttttcttaagcgtattttattaaatataataaatacatagaaaagcatGTTTCACAAGTGTACAACTCAATGAGTGTTACAAATTGAATATACTGATGTATCCAgcatccagggggaggcacagaCATCTCCAGTTCTTCAGAACCCAACATCATACCCCCTTTCCAGTCAACAGGTACCCCCTCTCCCGCTACAGCTGTTAGGAAACAATTATCATGGGTCTCTGATATTTCTGCACACCTTGGGAGCAGAGATACTATCTACCTTTGTTCAGAGTATCTTTTCGTGAATAGCCTTAGAAGACAAAAACAGTGTTTGCCTCCAGAGAAAAGGGCCATTTTGCTCAAGCCTTGAAAAAATAGATCGTCTCTTATTATTGTCTTTTATTACACTGTTTAGTACAACAGGGTATCTCCCTTCGAAGTCAAAGGTAGGCATGTTTACTTGCCATTCTAAAAGACTGAAGTTCCCTAAACTCAGGATTCCTCTCCTATAATGCAACGCACTGTGTGTGCAGGTGTCACCTGgctttcttcatctttcataATTAGGAATTAGGGCTCAAGGAACTGGTGTAATACTGATACAGGCTATTGAGTTGTAAggttctctgtctctgactcagCACCCATTAACTAGGCTGACCAACATACTAGTTCGTAAGCagggtaaaatctcagacccttTACTGTTCTTGGTAGTAATCACTATTCCAACTTCTACCACCATAAATATCTGTgcttaaaattcacatataaattCAATTACATAGCACGTACTcgaatctggcttctttcatccaACCTCATGTTTGTGAAATTCATTCATATTATTGCACGCAGGCAtagtttttcatttctcatagtattccattgtatgaatatttaaaaacttattttttctacTAGAGATGGATGCTGGGGCAGGTCCTGCTATTAGAATTATGCTGTTATAAACAATTTTATGCATGTttttgtgaatatatgtatgcatttctgttgggtatattCCCAGAGCTGGATCCAGAGGGTGTGCAGAGATAACTGCCAAACAATTTTCTAAAGCATTTGCATCAAGCTAGTCTTCATATATTGCTAGTGGAacattctggtttctctgtgtgcttttCCACCCTTgttattttccaactttttagttttgttttttcagactgACAGGCTTTTATTTTATCAACACGCACATAAGGAAAGATAAATATGGTACACTTCCAATTTTACAGAGCAATCTCACGAGTATTTCTGCTATTTAGGGAAAGAGATTTATCAATTAAGGTATTACCAAGGTAAATTATCAAGACAATCAGCGCCACAATTTTTTGGTAGGTCATTTTTCCATAAAGACAACAGTTTTCAAAGCCTTCACTATGACAAGACCAAGTTACTCAGATTATACTTCTAAAGATAcagttttaacagaaaaaaagttgaaaactgtTACGAATATTCACATAAGTCTCTATATTGTACAGGAAAGAGACTGACATTCTTCCAAATGTTCCCaactgaaagcaaaagaaaatctgTACAGCCAAATCTTCCCAGTAAGCAGCAACAGAGAAAGTAAGAGGATTTTACTAAATACCAGTGAAATTAAGGGCACAGTATTCATCTTCAGCGTATATACGATCACATGAGAACAGAAAACACTTAAAGCTGCAATGTTTGTTGACTCTAATACATGCTTTGCCCGAGTGAATGACAGACACCCTTTAGGACCCCATCTCTTAATACTCAAGTTCCAAGAAGCACCCCAGCCAGCCCTAaattatgatttcattttctcagggaaaaacaTGAATAATTGAAAATGAACGtaatagtttaaataaaatgctaaCTTCAATAAAGTGAGTTTTTCATGAGAGTgtgaaattatgaaagaaaaaaaagctgcaaTGTTTGTATGTCTTTAAAGAACCCTTTTCAGGGCAACATAGTTAACCCTTCAACCACCTTCAATTCTCCCATCCcaattctgagaaaatatttctcctcccATCACCACTGACAGAGAAGGTATCCCTCAGTCAACCCACTCTTAATTCTAGGCCCATTTTTCCCCTGGCTCATGTCTGCCTCTGGCCTTTTGTTCAGTTTTCCTGCTTGGGGCACCCACCACAATCTCCATCCATTCACTGCATGTATATCTGTCTTCCTTCAAACCTTCTAGGCATTGCTATAGGcgggtgaggggctgggaagaaagcagagagGGCATAAGAGTTCTGGTAGTCTCCTTTACAGGACAGCCTCTCCGCCTCTGGAAATGATACAGTCAGGTTACACGGAAAAGCCTGTTCTTTGCAGCTGTTTCTGAgctaccactttttttttttttttttttaaagagaagagatatgagagggaggaaggtgagagagatgagacacagagagaaagggagataaGACAAACTACATCTACCCTGGCACTGCTGGCACCTTACCACTTTTAGGATGAGGAAGGGAGGCAAATAAAAGTACCTAAATTTTGTATGGCTTCGCTGGTTGAGGCTGAAAAAGCCCAGTACTTGGCAAGGGCATCATTGTCCTTGTCATGCAGATAGAGTCTAACTTGTCACCTCAACCACTTGCCTGACAGTAGGGTTCCTGAGTGATGGTGAGGAATTAAAGTCTTTTAGGGAAAATACAGAGAGGTCTTTTATAGGCTGGTGGCAAACCTGGTTCTACCACCAGTTCTGAAGATCCTTATATACCAAAAACCAGAATGGTCTGGAAAATGTCCGTGCACAGGTGGCAGCCTAAGAGGGTGGGCATAGCTTGTAGCAGGCAGCAATAGGTGACCAGAGGAGCAAGAAGAGCAATAGATGCATAAATCACAGAGACCAAGTGGCCCATTGCTGCTCTCTTGACTTTATTAATGCCCAGCAGTTGTCCACAGGCCATGTGCATAGCAAAATGAGTAAAACAGACTCTTATTAAACATAGCTAGAAATCCAGGTAGTAATAGCTAGACCAGAAGCCTTGGGAACAAACAGGGTCGAAGCAGTGCAGACAAAGGCAGTGCAATCTGTAGCATCGTTCATTTGGCTTAGAAGAGTGTGAGCCACCACCATGGAGCATGTGATGTTAATGCAGAACGTTAATGCAGCATGAAGACCATGTGGAAGTGGAGCAGCACAGCCAGGAAGGTCTCAGTCTAGAAGTTGAGAGAACTCAATGTCCAGAGGAGGGAAGGTACAGAAAGGtcaacacaaaaacaaagaaaggaatacCCTTGCTGTTGCCAAGACACAGGTCTGGCAGGGGACTTTGTGTGGGAGCATTCCTAAGAGCAAAGGTTAACCAGATTGGAATCCACAGGGCCTGGGGCTCTCCACCAGCTCCCTTATCTGATGAAGTCTACCTCTCTGGGCCCCTTCATGCAATAGGTAGTACTGCAGTGGATTTGGCCAGAGGTCCTCTTTGATGATCTTAGCAATCCTGTCAGAGTCTGGAAAGCTGTGGTCTGAAAGCCAGGCAAACAAGCTGCATGTGAGGTCTTGGTTCCTAGGATTGAAAGCCGGAGGATCACGGCCTGGGTGCCATATGATCGGAGTGGCAAGAGCCACCACTTGGCCGGAGGGTCTGACTTCATATTCCTTGACAATCAACTTGTTTCTGAAGTATGGGTTTCTTCGAAAGAAGAACTTGAACTTGCAGCCCATCCTAGGATGTCTGAGCCCCTTCACCTCCAAATTGGTTAAGTACCTGAACATCTCGGCATCCCTGCCTCTAATCAGGGCAGACAGCTGCGGGTGGTTCTGAAAGGCAGTCATCCAGAAGCCAGGGATGTTCTGAATGATGCGGTACCTCCGCTGAAGGTAGTGTCGCCGCATGCGCCCAAACCTGCGCTCTAGCTGGAGGAAGGCCCGGTCAGCCTGAGCGTTCAGAGCGTCCAGTTCCAGCTGGATAGCTTCCAAGGGGTTCACATGGAGACCCTCATTCAGGGCCCGAGGCCCTGCCTCATCCTTCACCACGTTTACGGCTCTGGGTTCCTCCACCGTTTCCACTTCCTCACCCActggcttctccttcctctcctcatcaTCCACTACTATAGGGAAGATGGTACCCCTTTCAGTCTTCACTTCCCTCACCTTCGCCCCAGCCATCAGCTCAGGCTCCGACCTCCCTGTGCCACAGGTTTCTAGGGCCTTCTCCCCACCAGTTCCCCGCTGACATCCATTTCCTAGGCTGCTCTCGGTTGCCACAGGGACAGGGGCTGCTTCCATGCCCTCCGCGGGCGGCAtggcctcctcctgccccgctTTGGCAGCTCCGTGACCGCGACCCCCATTGACTAGGATCTGGGGAGTAGGGCCACAGTCCGCGGGGTCCCGCGGTGCGCACCCCTCCTCCAGAAGCTGGGGTGGTGGGAGTGCGACGATCCCCAAGCTGCCCTCGCCTGTCTCGGTCACCACCTGCCTCACCTCCGCTTCCTCTAGACGCTTCCGGCACTGCTGTGGGTCTGGGTCTTCCAGCGCGTGGTCAGGAACAGGGAAATGGCAGGTCTGGGGGAGAGGGATCCCGTCGACCCCACGCGGGACGCTCATGGTGGTAAAGGAGCCTGACCAGCTATTTCCTGACGTTTGCTTCTCTCACAAAGACGAACTCAAGCAAACACCACACCCTTCGGATTCGCGACATTCGTCGTTCGATCT
This sequence is a window from Camelus ferus isolate YT-003-E chromosome 15, BCGSAC_Cfer_1.0, whole genome shotgun sequence. Protein-coding genes within it:
- the TSPYL6 gene encoding testis-specific Y-encoded-like protein 6 gives rise to the protein MSVPRGVDGIPLPQTCHFPVPDHALEDPDPQQCRKRLEEAEVRQVVTETGEGSLGIVALPPPQLLEEGCAPRDPADCGPTPQILVNGGRGHGAAKAGQEEAMPPAEGMEAAPVPVATESSLGNGCQRGTGGEKALETCGTGRSEPELMAGAKVREVKTERGTIFPIVVDDEERKEKPVGEEVETVEEPRAVNVVKDEAGPRALNEGLHVNPLEAIQLELDALNAQADRAFLQLERRFGRMRRHYLQRRYRIIQNIPGFWMTAFQNHPQLSALIRGRDAEMFRYLTNLEVKGLRHPRMGCKFKFFFRRNPYFRNKLIVKEYEVRPSGQVVALATPIIWHPGRDPPAFNPRNQDLTCSLFAWLSDHSFPDSDRIAKIIKEDLWPNPLQYYLLHEGAQRGRLHQIRELVESPRPCGFQSG